TTAATCCTACTATATCATATGGTCTTGTATCTTGAAGAAACCAATCTTAATATGACAATTTTAACATATGGTCTTCAAGTACCTACAaaacaattaataatattttctagGTACCCATTTTTCTTTGGGTCCTCTTGGGTTAATTCCTTTCTTTATCCATATATACTCCCCATTAGGAACACCAATGTTCCTTACATAGCAAGCATTAGGAGTATGACCTTTTGTATTACAATAAAAGCAAGTAGGTCTAAATATATGATTCTCTTTATTgccataaaaattatttctatcATAAGTCCTTTTATGATAATTTACAACATGTTCTTTCTTTGATTCATTATTGTTGAATTTATTGCAAGTAGTCTTAACAAAGGTATTGTGACTTGTACTTAGTTTATCAAAATTGGAGAACCCAAGTCCACATTTATCATTTGAGAATCTTTGACTACTTAACACATTTTCTAAACCAATTTGacctttttcatatttctttatCACTTGGTTTAATTCAACAATTTTAGACTCATGATCGTGACATTTATTACATGTAGAATTTTTGACTTCTTCTAATTCCACTTTTGTGTCATTAGCCATACTTTCTAGTTTTAAAATAGTTTTCTTTTGATTTGAATATTTTCtaaaaagtttcaaaaattCTTCATATAATTCATTAAAGGCACTTTGTAAATCATTATCATAAGAAGAAGATTTACTACTAACCTCTTCATATTCATCATCGGAATGATGTGATGCCATTAATGCAAGATTTGCATATTCTTTGCTCTCCGAGTCGGATGATGAACTTATCTCATTGTCATCCCATGCAATGTAGGCCTTCTTTGGTTtgaattctttctttcttttgtggCCACTTTTCTTTTGAAGAGTTGGACAATCTGATTTCATGTGACCTTGTTTTCCACATTCAAAGCATGtgaaattttgtcttgaagtgGATTCGCCATTAAATTTCTTTCCTTGATCAAGTTTCTtagttttttctctttttaagaaatttttaaatttcttgAAAAGTACTTctacatcttcatcatctttttCACTTTGAGactcttcatcatcactatcaTAATCTCTTGCTTTAGTTTTTAATGCAAGTGTTCTAACTTTATTTTCACGCCCTTCATGCCTTTCCAATTGATCAAGTTCCATTTCATGCTCTTGCAATTTTCCAAACAATGCCGCCAATGACATTTTTGATAGGCTTTTCTTTTCTGAAATAGCCGTCACTTTTGGTTGCCATGCTCTTGTTAATGATCTAAGAacttttaaatttaattcatCATTTGTGAAGGTTTTTCCGAGCGCCATCAAATGATTTGTCAAATGTGAAAATCTCTTTTGTAAATCAAGTATTGTTTCACCGGGTTGCATTCTAAACATTTCATATTCTTGTGATAAAGTGTTTAGTTTAGATCTTTTCACTTCTGTCGTGCCTTCGTGTGTTACTTCTAAAGTATCCCATATCTCTTTTGCCGTTTTACATTGGGATATCCGAAAGAATTCATCCATCCCTAGGGCTGATTGAAGTAAGTTCTTTGCTTTCTTGTCAAAGAGCACTTTTCTCTTATCATCATCGGTCCAAGAGGCTTTTACTTTTGTTTCTACAACATTATTAACAACTGTTGTAGGAATGAATGGACCATTCTCAACAGCATCCCATATTTCTTCTCCTTGTGCTTCCAAAAAAGCTTGCATGCGAATTTTCCAAAAATCATAGTGTTCACCAACAAAGCAAGGAGGTTTGTTGCCACTACCACCATCTCTAAAAACAGGTTGTGCGGAAGCCATTCTGGATCTTCAAGAACAAGTTACTTGaacctgctctgatgccaattgtaaGTTTAAGAGTGCAACCTAATAGGGTGGGTGAATTAGGTTTTAAGactttttggttattttagagatgttttggattccttttatttttcttgaaagttAAGATGAAGGTAATAACAATAtgctgaaaaataaaagagagaaggGAAAGAGAAAATGGACACAAGAGAATTATAGTGGTTCCCCTATTGGTACGTCCACTCCCTTCACACCCCGCGAAGGAATTCACTATGTTAGAATCTTTGTTACAAGCAATCTTACCCCAAGACCCCCTAACAATCTTTCTAACATACAACACAAGATAGtttaacaccccgaactaactacccttaaaaacgtgatcttaaaaactttttaaagataagtagccggagcgctacggaaaaacattttcaaaaacgatcgtgcacatgacacgaaacgtcgcagcggaaaacataacataaaggattttcaaagcaatgaacaaaatagttcaaaagataattcattaacataaaacataagttaagatgttcacatcgatatacgacggaatacaaacgatccccgactcgatgttacaacataccagagcactaatatacatctcaaccaaactaaacttaacaaaactatacaaaggtagcctacactagctcctcaccaaaagtgctccacaccaaaacgatctacagctaaagctcgatcgaaacctcgacctggatacctgaacccccaaaggtccaacacataacaaataggtagagagttagtaaacataatcacatacatacgaatatagaaacgcacctatattcaacctatcacgtaatactaactcacacacatgcctcgataagcaatacaccagataacacatactcacaaatacacaaccagatagtttcacgtcgtttcggacaacacaaagaactcacataacacataacacataattgcacatttactcaaatgcgactaatgccaaacattcaatgtcatgccaacctagacacgactaatgcatgtggtaccatcttctttatcaaggaacttaccattgatattcttctttattggacaagtccaatatccttctttatcagacaagtctgatatccctaaataatgcatgaatttatgaatgccatgcatttaccaaacatatgataatcacgtAGCACGAAGCTAcagctcactacatggataacataatccattaaacttctttatcagacaaactgatattcttctttatcggacaacccgatatacaaaaatacatatacttctttgacattttatataaatgccatcacacaacacaattattaaacatataataattccaaaccaaaacgaaaccaaatacatggatacacacactttacaaacattaacaaaaattgctgtcacagagctgttcgctgagcgaagccgtagcgaacccgtagcgaacaacATCAGAgagttacaggtacatggcgaacatgtagcgaacccgtagcgaacttattcgctaagcgaacaggtagcgaatcacaccagaaaatatctgttcttgagtttctaaggcggtttaacatccaaatccatccaaaatacattataacatgttataaatgcataacaagtgatcaatcatgtatataccatacatatatacatgtattaacattcaaaaacaccaaaacacatcacacatacaaaatcatgtcaatttcttgcaaaataagcaaagttgcataaacatgcaaaaccatcatcaaacatatacatattccctcctagatgttcattaagcatactaagatgaaaagacatgtttatgataaagaaacttcacccaaaccccaaagaaattggatgagagagttcaggaatggaggctagacacctcccctctcttggatcacccaagcttatgcttaaccactctcaccttagattgaatgatgattcttggcctctaaatctcttctccttgctcgagttcttctagctctcctagggttcttgcttctaagctcacaaccttcaacttctcatgaaaaacaagttatGAGACTATTCCTGGTTTTGACTTGGTACTTATACCACTTCCtattggtcatgaaccaagcccaatggcttaggcccattaagcttcTATCaacgccccaagcccactaacacgacaaaggtttcgctcacaaacttatgttcgcgataaataataataggtcgcgtaaataaatatttaacactaacccaaaatatatgcaaatatataaaatatcgatttactaaaaatcgggtcgttacagaTAGCACCCCACTATCTTAAACAACACTTGTTTCCACAACCTTGGAAAACAAGCAACAATACAAAGTTACAATGAAGAAAACTATGTATGGCTGTTATCAAATCAATATCACtttaataatgtatatatcTTAGTGCTCAGAAACTTTTATGGTTATGAAAATATAATCAAGGTTTCACAAGATATGTGTATGAAAGTTTATGAGAAAAAGTGATATTAATAACTTAGAAATATAGTGAATATGAAAGTTGTTATCAATTGTAATgatcacaaatatatttatagaggCTTTAGAAAATGTCCATGAAGTAAGACAACTCTTcaaaaatatcttataataaaaagttatgtttaAAAATCACAATGGTTCACAAAAGGTGTATTCTGTCCAGGATATATTAAATCGGTTGTTACGGACAGGCGATTTAAAAAGTTCTGTTTTCAAAAAACAATCGTTGCACTGTTTGGGATATACAACCAGCAACAGATCGTTTTAACTCGGTTAACGACCTGACAGATTTAAAAGGTCCTGACACCTATTTTTCAAAATCagctttttattataattttaaaagcttGCTTCATATGGacttttatatttaacttagaaactttatttttaattaatttataaaataatttctgagcattctaagttatataattattgaaaatgataaatcaaAGATAAGGACCATACttacaattaatttaaattaaaaatcctAAGACTTGATCTTCATCTTGTTTCCTCTTGTTGAGCCTCCATAACCTTTCTTCTTTTGTGATGAgagtttgttatcatcaaaacccagCCAAGTTCAAGAAGGAAATCTTCTTCACACAAGCACCATAAATTGCTTGCCAGGAAACATACCAATTTTGCGACACATTAGTTCGGCTATATACTCTAACATTACCATCAGGATCCATTTTCATTCTTCTTGGTAGAATTGTTCCATAATCAGAAGTTATAAAAGTTAAATTATCTGATGAAAGGAAATTACTGAAATAGTCCAAGATTGCAATTCTGCTACCATTGAAACTAGCCCTGCCGGTTTGCGAAATTAGCAGCCAAGGTTTTGGCCAATAAGAGCTAGAAATATCCGGGCCATCATAACGAAGAACAAGAACATTTGAATCATCAAAGGAGAACTTGTAGAAGCCAGTTGAATAGTTACTCTCACTTCTTGAAGCTACAAGCTCTGTATATCTTGTAAGAGGTTGACCAGGAAGAAGAGTATCTGTTGGAGAATCAAAACTCTGCCACAAAATTTTGGTTCCTTGAAGCTCACGCAACACAAGATTTCCATCATTTTTGAGATGTAACTCTAATGGTTTCAATGACGCAGTGTTTGAAGACCAAACATTGTTTAAAGAAACATCAAACAAGACAATGTTTCCTGTGTTTAAAAGGGTGAGTTTTGATCGTTTTCCATTAATGGGTTGATCGCGATTTGCCATCCAAATGATTGTGTTGTTAAGAGAATTTTGTTCTGTGAACCATATGGCAAAGGAATAAGCATTTTCACCAATGGCAGTAAAGCCAGCAGAG
This genomic interval from Trifolium pratense cultivar HEN17-A07 linkage group LG6, ARS_RC_1.1, whole genome shotgun sequence contains the following:
- the LOC123892341 gene encoding uncharacterized protein LOC123892341; its protein translation is MASAQPVFRDGGSGNKPPCFVGEHYDFWKIRMQAFLEAQGEEIWDAVENGPFIPTTVVNNVVETKVKASWTDDDKRKVLFDKKAKNLLQSALGMDEFFRISQCKTAKEIWDTLEVTHEGTTEVKRSKLNTLSQEYEMFRMQPGETILDLQKRFSHLTNHLMALGKTFTNDELNLKVLRSLTRAWQPKVTAISEKKSLSKMSLAALFGKLQEHEMELDQLERHEGRENKVRTLALKTKARDYDSDDEESQSEKDDEDVEVLFKKFKNFLKREKTKKLDQGKKFNGESTSRQNFTCFECGKQGHMKSDCPTLQKKSGHKRKKEFKPKKAYIAWDDNEISSSSDSESKEYANLALMASHHSDDEYEEVSSKSSSYDNDLQSAFNELYEEFLKLFRKYSNQKKTILKLESMANDTKVELEEVKNSTCNKCHDHESKIVELNQVIKKYEKGQIGLENVLSSQRFSNDKCGLGFSNFDKLSTSHNTFVKTTCNKFNNNESKKEHVVNYHKRTYDRNNFYGNKENHIFRPTCFYCNTKGHTPNACYVRNIGVPNGEYIWIKKGINPRGPKEKWVPRKYY
- the LOC123892342 gene encoding putative receptor protein kinase ZmPK1 encodes the protein MDLSFTLFLLVLAFSFQCSSSSSSSSLRKGSSLSVENPNDKIISHNGMFSAGFTAIGENAYSFAIWFTEQNSLNNTIIWMANRDQPINGKRSKLTLLNTGNIVLFDVSLNNVWSSNTASLKPLELHLKNDGNLVLRELQGTKILWQSFDSPTDTLLPGQPLTRYTELVASRSESNYSTGFYKFSFDDSNVLVLRYDGPDISSSYWPKPWLLISQTGRASFNGSRIAILDYFSNFLSSDNLTFITSDYGTILPRRMKMDPDGNVRVYSRTNVSQNWYVSWQAIYGACVKKISFLNLAGF